A section of the Candidatus Latescibacter sp. genome encodes:
- a CDS encoding UDP-2,3-diacylglucosamine diphosphatase, giving the protein MQLHTRTLPDRIVFIADAHLGMPGEDRAHVQELVSFLRGLRGGVSHLYIAGDLFDFWFEYRSAVPAIAPQVVFELYNLVQAGTSVTLLAGNHDYWFGPYLRDEVGLNLHHDALIVEHQRLRLYLHHGDGLYPGDYGYRFLKRIVRSKLSIALFSLIHPDLARRIAEITSKTSRQYLAPPPGRDEWYAGLFRTIADQRLSEGYDAVIYGHSHVPLIDDREKGKLILLGDWITHETYVLLENGNFTLHSWKKQGAKLTV; this is encoded by the coding sequence CGGGAGAAGACCGCGCACATGTTCAGGAGCTGGTTTCCTTCCTCCGAGGGCTTCGAGGCGGCGTTTCTCATCTTTATATAGCCGGAGATCTCTTCGACTTCTGGTTCGAATACCGGAGCGCGGTTCCGGCCATCGCGCCGCAGGTGGTATTCGAGCTCTATAACCTGGTACAGGCAGGAACCAGTGTCACTCTTCTGGCGGGGAATCATGATTACTGGTTTGGACCCTATCTGCGGGATGAAGTGGGGCTGAATCTCCATCATGATGCTCTGATTGTCGAGCACCAGAGATTAAGGCTCTATCTTCATCATGGCGATGGGCTTTATCCCGGGGATTATGGATACCGCTTTCTTAAGAGGATTGTGCGCAGCAAATTATCCATCGCTCTCTTTTCCCTGATCCATCCCGACCTGGCGCGGCGAATTGCGGAAATAACATCCAAAACGTCCCGCCAATACCTTGCTCCCCCTCCCGGAAGAGACGAATGGTACGCCGGACTTTTCCGTACCATCGCCGATCAGCGACTCAGTGAAGGCTATGATGCGGTAATTTACGGACATTCCCATGTACCTCTTATCGATGATCGTGAAAAAGGGAAATTGATACTCCTCGGCGACTGGATCACACACGAGACCTATGTGCTGCTGGAAAACGGAAATTTCACTCTCCATTCCTGGAAAAAGCAAGGAGCAAAATTGACTGTCTGA